ggtttaagggttggcacaacattgtgggccgatgggcctgtactgtgctgtactattctgtgttctataatcagctgcttcatcaactgccAAAGCAGAATCGGCTTGCTAAGCGTTCCCCTGAATtgcactttgtaagagaatatgCCAACCCTCTCttggccactttaaactctgagcaaaCTTCTCAAAATGCCagaagtatttatcaacctctacctCGTCAAATGGTggtaccaatttaacttcttGACTGGCCTCAACTTATCACTAGAGTCTAATgctagacccctttgctgcaatctctctatcttttccagctcaaacagcCCGTCTTActgcttcctccctctgtttttctgcctgtcTAGTTTCaagctgcctctgcctttccgcagcttccatctttaattttttctCGCTTgtcctggagctcaagctcacgatgtttactttcaggaaacacctccaactcctccactttatacacaccctcagatacataatgttcagctattacccTCTGCATCTGATCCCTCCACATTGTCGGTTTCCCCTTAGCAAGTTTGAACCTTCTAGCAGTattcaacaactcaatccttctggtaaCTTCTAATGCCTCAGATGTTGGTGCTTCCAGACATCTATCAACATCCGTTGCTgcagattttccacacacaaataaatcaaaagcaaatttccccaatgaaatcgataacTAATCAATACAcccccaaatctgttcatattctggttgcaggccccaattttattctgaattgttacgctttagaaatgaaccagcagcaatggactacacctggagtctgtttttgatgttaaaacaaTCTTTAATACAAtccacttataatatagtaacttaagaaagataaacaaaagttaagtgtcatgtgtatatatgtgtgtaaatataactcccaaactattctcgggggaaacaaggcttggagtcttgagatggtaaagtatgaaagttcagttcaaccatggaataggtgatgagagagatatttgtaattcagggtaaatgtcgagagaaggcaattatgttgaattccacaggttccatggtggtaaaatgagagaacagtcgctgtagattttatctgtcatcgttccaaatccacatacgaactAGCACCGAAAGTGACTTGGCACAAGAGGTATcgtcaagtgaattaccacaccacatctaggcaagggttaacacatcagtggtcttcacagaataccccaaaacagatccactcctatggatcaaacaaggtaacaaccacacattcgaCGTTTCCTGAATCGATAagtaacccacccttgtgggcataggaaaattCCAAACAGAGACCCTTGCCCACTggttccctggtttcgatccttccatttttcctccttcatccccatctgactctgagtgtctgtgtccttggttaaaactaaacaagctgcgagcgatgtaaaAAGGCTGCAAGTCAAACTGATTCACCTtcttcatttctctctctctcactctcttaaaGTGatagtccacagcaaacaaaacctagagattcataacaaaggccactccccattgtgaactgactggtgtgccagtagttggggactgaatcccttcccacattctcagcagatgaatggcctctccccagtgtgaacttgccgaTGTCTCTGTAAGCTGGaacagtgagtgaatctcttcccacagactgagcaggtgaatggcctctctccagtgtgaactcgctgatgactctgtagggtggatgactgagtgaatctcttcccacagactgagcaggtgaatggtttctctccagtgtgaactcgctgatgactctgtagggtggatgactgagtgaatctcttcccacattctgagcaggtgaatggcttctccccagtgtgaactccctGATGTCTCAGTagagtggatgactgagtgaatctcctcccacattctgagcaggtgaatggcttctccccagtgtgaactcgctgatgtctctgtaggctggataactcagtgaatcctttcccacattctgagcaggtgaatggcctctcccccgtgtgaactcgctgatgactctgtaggtgggttaactgagtgaatctcttcccgcagtccgagcaggtgaacggcttctctccagtgtgaactcgctgatgtaccagtagggtggatgactgaatgaatctcttcccacagtccgagcaggtgaaaggcctctccccGTAGTGAACtagctggtgagccattagatcagatgaccgagtgaatccttctcCACAAATTcttcagatgaccagcctctgcccagtgtgaactgactggtgtgtccacagatgggaagacagactgaaccccttctcacacacagaacaggtaaatggccttgcccagtgtgaacttgcggatgtaccttcaattgtgataaccaagtgaatccattcccactatctgagcaggtgaatggcctttctcctgtgtaaaatgacgggcgtgccagttggtcagatgaccgaataaatccctccccacagtctgagcaggaaggatggtcgattgaatcccttgctccacttcttaaatatctggacagagacagcaaaactggtgtgccaagtttgagattcctggagacaaattccttctcatttttaacctgtaaaaagattttcaaaatccatcaatgtgtgtaggacaacatttcagatgagatcacttgagttgccaaggtttgatttgGTATCACacggttacagtgaggttcaaaacaagctggacagagaaatcatctcctgactgggcagagtgctggtatctggaatgaccagcAACTCcccgatgctcttcctgtctctataagaatggggtatttctgccgtctccaatctgtgccttggctcagtttgactctctccattggtattattccctcttc
The window above is part of the Hypanus sabinus isolate sHypSab1 unplaced genomic scaffold, sHypSab1.hap1 scaffold_170, whole genome shotgun sequence genome. Proteins encoded here:
- the LOC132387287 gene encoding gastrula zinc finger protein XlCGF49.1-like is translated as MAHQLVHYGERPFTCSDCGKRFIQSSTLLVHQRVHTGEKPFTCSDCGKRFTQLTHLQSHQRVHTGERPFTCSECGKGFTELSSLQRHQRVHTGEKPFTCSECGRRFTQSSTLLRHQGVHTGEKPFTCSECGKRFTQSSTLQSHQRVHTGEKPFTCSVCGKRFTQSSTLQSHQRVHTGERPFTCSVCGKRFTHCSSLQRHRQVHTGERPFIC